A genomic stretch from Deinococcus radiotolerans includes:
- a CDS encoding ABC-F family ATP-binding cassette domain-containing protein has product MSVPSTLIAASNVSVLFGERVVLDGVSVGVSLGERVALLGRNGAGKTTLLRVLTGERVPEEGEVWRADGLRVAVLEQHHAHPAGRSVRSLVDAAHPYRALEVSLLELEADLGDPEVLARWSALHAHLEDVDAFRWPSRVARVLGMLDLTRFLDRDASTLSGGERTRLALALALAREPDLLVLDEPTNHLDIRMREWLEGWLRAFRGGVLLTSHDREFLDAVATRSVWLEHGAATGYPGGYSRASAQRELERRTQARAARLVEREAQRLSKSVEVLDRWGRRSRALKTRAERQSVPEAPLPERQIRMRLLAGTARAPLVAWGEHLSKAYGDRPVLSDAAFRLRQADRVALMGANGTGKTTLMRLLSGELHPDPPAPDPLTGEVGSPPALRVAPGVTVASLDQTWHGLTPGEGLHAQFERRFGRQANTLLGRAGFGAEDWPKTPEVLSGGERARAGLALVSGLRADLLLLDEPTNHLDVEALLALEGAVQAYGGAVVIVTHDRRFAREVATRLWVIEDAALREVSGWGSREYLDPAATLQGDPPPPPSPPTPRQRLAPLEAQLAALRAELDRPPGSLTGREEARVRAQAHAVQQGLYGLYAQVWSAPQFDAEVREPPLTIRAQRLGETGGMFWAAHDEGCPHLAWDGQTLRWNGEPPAWFGAALLGGTLRVLFERWNVGRVGLGDGGPVLTRRAYFEWLGLAPGREATRSAP; this is encoded by the coding sequence GTGTCTGTGCCGTCCACCCTGATTGCTGCGTCGAACGTGTCGGTGTTGTTTGGCGAGCGGGTGGTGCTTGACGGCGTGAGCGTGGGTGTGTCGCTGGGTGAGCGGGTGGCGCTGCTGGGCCGGAACGGGGCGGGGAAGACGACGCTGCTGCGCGTGCTGACCGGGGAGCGGGTGCCGGAGGAAGGTGAGGTGTGGCGCGCGGATGGCCTGCGGGTGGCGGTGCTGGAGCAGCATCACGCGCATCCGGCGGGGCGGAGTGTGCGGTCGCTGGTGGACGCGGCGCATCCGTACCGGGCGCTGGAGGTGAGCCTGCTGGAGCTGGAGGCGGACCTGGGTGATCCGGAGGTGCTGGCGCGCTGGTCGGCGCTGCACGCGCACCTGGAGGACGTGGACGCCTTCCGCTGGCCGTCGCGCGTGGCGCGGGTGCTGGGCATGCTGGACCTGACGCGCTTTCTGGACCGGGACGCGAGCACGCTGTCCGGGGGGGAGCGGACACGGCTGGCGCTGGCGCTGGCCCTGGCGCGCGAACCGGACCTGCTGGTGCTAGATGAGCCGACGAACCATCTGGATATCCGCATGCGCGAGTGGCTGGAGGGCTGGTTGCGGGCGTTCCGGGGTGGGGTGCTGCTGACCAGTCACGATCGGGAGTTCCTGGATGCGGTGGCGACGCGCAGCGTGTGGCTGGAGCACGGCGCGGCGACCGGGTATCCCGGGGGGTACTCGCGGGCGTCGGCGCAGCGGGAACTGGAGCGGCGCACGCAGGCCCGCGCGGCGCGGCTGGTGGAACGGGAGGCGCAGCGGCTCTCGAAGAGTGTGGAGGTGCTGGACCGCTGGGGTCGCCGCTCGCGGGCGTTGAAGACCCGGGCGGAGCGGCAGAGCGTGCCGGAGGCGCCGCTGCCGGAACGGCAGATCCGCATGCGGCTGCTGGCGGGCACAGCGCGTGCGCCGCTGGTGGCGTGGGGCGAGCACCTGAGCAAGGCGTACGGGGACCGGCCTGTGCTGTCGGATGCCGCCTTCCGGCTGCGGCAGGCGGACCGGGTGGCGCTGATGGGTGCGAACGGCACGGGGAAGACCACGCTGATGCGCCTGCTGTCCGGCGAGCTGCACCCCGACCCGCCCGCGCCGGACCCGTTGACCGGGGAGGTCGGGTCGCCGCCTGCGTTGCGGGTCGCGCCGGGCGTGACGGTCGCCAGCCTGGACCAGACGTGGCACGGCCTGACGCCGGGCGAGGGACTGCACGCGCAGTTCGAGCGGCGCTTCGGGCGGCAGGCGAACACCCTGCTGGGCCGCGCGGGTTTCGGTGCGGAGGACTGGCCGAAAACCCCGGAGGTGCTGTCGGGTGGCGAGCGGGCGCGGGCCGGGCTGGCACTCGTCAGTGGCCTGCGGGCGGACCTGCTGCTGCTGGACGAACCTACCAACCACCTGGACGTGGAGGCCCTGCTGGCGCTGGAGGGCGCGGTGCAGGCGTACGGGGGCGCGGTGGTAATCGTCACGCACGACCGCCGCTTCGCGCGGGAGGTCGCCACGCGCCTGTGGGTCATCGAGGACGCCGCGCTGCGCGAGGTGAGCGGCTGGGGCAGCCGCGAGTACCTCGATCCGGCGGCGACGCTTCAGGGCGATCCGCCGCCCCCGCCGTCGCCACCCACGCCCCGGCAGCGCCTCGCGCCGCTGGAGGCTCAGCTGGCGGCCCTGCGCGCGGAACTGGACCGTCCGCCCGGCAGCCTGACCGGGCGCGAGGAGGCCCGCGTGCGCGCCCAGGCGCACGCCGTGCAGCAGGGCCTGTACGGGCTGTACGCGCAGGTCTGGAGCGCCCCGCAGTTCGACGCGGAGGTCCGCGAGCCGCCCCTGACCATCCGCGCGCAGCGCCTAGGCGAGACGGGCGGTATGTTCTGGGCCGCGCACGACGAGGGCTGCCCGCACCTGGCCTGGGACGGGCAGACGCTGCGCTGGAACGGCGAGCCGCCCGCGTGGTTCGGCGCGGCGCTGCTGGGCGGCACGCTGCGCGTCCTGTTCGAACGCTGGAACGTGGGCCGGGTGGGGCTCGGGGACGGCGGCCCGGTGTTGACCCGCCGGGCGTACTTCGAGTGGCTGGGCCTCGCACCGGGGCGGGAGGCGACGCGCTCCGCCCCGTGA